In Halosolutus amylolyticus, the genomic window CGAAACGCGCGTCTTCTCGCGGAACATGGAGGAGGTCACCGACGCGCTCCCCGAGGTCGTCGAGTTCGCGGCCGACCACCTCGATCGCCCCGTCATCCTCGACGGCGAGGTCGTCGCCGTCGACGACGGGGGGTCCCCGCTGCCGTTCCAGGAGGTGCTCAAGCGGTTCCGGCGCAAACACGACGTCGCGAAGGCCCGCGAGGAGGTGTCCGTCCGGCCGGTGTTCTTCGACTGCCTGCACACGGGCGGAGACGACATGCTCGACAAACCGCTGACGACGCGCCACGAGCGACTCGAACGCGTCCTCGCCGACGACCCGGATCAGGATCCCGAAGCGGTGCCCGGACTCTCCCTTCTCTGGCGCACCGACGACCCCGACGCGATCGAGTCGATCGACGCCGACGCGCTCGAGGCGGGTCACGAGGGGATCATGCTCAAGAATCCCGACTCGACGTACTCGCCGGGCCGGCGCGGGAAGAACTGGCGCAAGCGCAAGCCCGACGTCGAGACGCTCGACTGCGTCGTCACCGGCGCGGAGTGGGGCGAAGGGCGACGGGCCACCTTCCTCGGAACGTTCGAACTTTCGGTGTGGAACGGTGACGACCTGGAGACGATCGGCAAGGTCGCGACCGGCATCACCGACGAGAAACTGGACGAACTGACGGCCCTGCTCGAACCCCACATCGCCGCCGAGGACGGGCAGGACGTCGACCTCGAACCCGCGATCGTCTTCGAGGTGGGCTACGAGGAGATCCAGTCCTCGCCGACCTACTCGTCGAGCTATGCTCTCCGGTTCCCGCGCTTCCTGGGGGTGCGCCACGACAAGGATCCCGAAGACGCGGAGACGATCGATCGCCTCGAACGCCTCCGGGAGTAGCGATCGGCGGCACTGCAACGGCGGTTCCGCGATCGGCGGGCACCACAGACACCGGAACGCCGAGCGCCGCGGTCACTCCTCCATCTTGGCGGCCATGTGTTCGAAGACGGCCACGTGTTCCTCGTGCGGACTGAACAGGACGAATTCCGCGTCGTCGTCGACCCAGAGCGTGTGCCCCGGCGGCCAGTAGACGAGATCGCCGCCCTCGTCTACTTCCCGTGTTCCGTCGGCGTACTGGACGGTGATCGACCCTTCGATCACGTACCCCCAGTGTGGGCACTGACACGAATCTTCGTGAAGGCCCTCCAGCAGGGGCGTAAGGTCAGTTCCCGCGCTCACCTGGAAGTGTTCGGCGGCCAACTCGCCGTATTCGGTCGTCGAACCGAACCCGGTCTGGTGCTGGACCACCGCGTCCGGCGTTTCCATGACGACTGTGAGGTCTTCTTTGGACTGGTGCATTGGATTTCAACTCGATTTCGGCGCGTTGCGCTACGAGAGCGGGGTGCATGTAGGCATCCCGTGCAGAAGTTCCGGTCACTGACTGCCGTGCAGGCGACGACCGACGGTCACCGAGTGCGCGTGCGAGCCGTCAGTCGTGGGTCGGACCTCGCGCGGGTCGGACCGTGCTCGACGCCGATCGGGCGAGCCCACCGACCACATGTAAGCACCCTTAAGAGCCACGGGAAACAGGATCTTCGTATGCAACCGCGCGACCTGTCCGATCACGTCGCCTACGAGGCGGGACGCGGCATCGAGGAGGTCGCCCGCGAACTCGACCGGGACCCCTCCGAATTCGTCAAACTCGCCTCGAACGAGAACCCACACGGCCCCTCGCCGGCGGCCGCAGTGGCGATCAGCGACGCC contains:
- the ligA gene encoding ATP-dependent DNA ligase LigA, producing MEFATFADRAAAIEAEAADLEIVDHVTALLADATDDLEIVARFVQGRVVPAWESTTLDIGPNTCYEAIARAAGTNVDADDVEDRLADLGEIGDVAASYEFGGQQGLGAFTGGGGAGANGAGGDLTVREVHETLTDLAAAEGDGSQDRKVDLLFGLFNRCSSEEARYLARLVLSEMRIGVGEGSVRDAIAAAFDVPVDRVERALQVSNDYGEVARTARDEGVSGLDAMDLAIGRPVQAMLAQAGTVTDALEDWGEAAVEWKYDGARIQLHHDPGGEETGSMDSAVETRVFSRNMEEVTDALPEVVEFAADHLDRPVILDGEVVAVDDGGSPLPFQEVLKRFRRKHDVAKAREEVSVRPVFFDCLHTGGDDMLDKPLTTRHERLERVLADDPDQDPEAVPGLSLLWRTDDPDAIESIDADALEAGHEGIMLKNPDSTYSPGRRGKNWRKRKPDVETLDCVVTGAEWGEGRRATFLGTFELSVWNGDDLETIGKVATGITDEKLDELTALLEPHIAAEDGQDVDLEPAIVFEVGYEEIQSSPTYSSSYALRFPRFLGVRHDKDPEDAETIDRLERLRE
- a CDS encoding cupin domain-containing protein, translating into MHQSKEDLTVVMETPDAVVQHQTGFGSTTEYGELAAEHFQVSAGTDLTPLLEGLHEDSCQCPHWGYVIEGSITVQYADGTREVDEGGDLVYWPPGHTLWVDDDAEFVLFSPHEEHVAVFEHMAAKMEE